One part of the Armatimonadota bacterium genome encodes these proteins:
- the selD gene encoding selenide, water dikinase SelD, with protein MPNMRLTHLVACAGUAAKLGPTQLTEVLRQIPPSQNPNLLVGLETRDDAGVFRVSDDLALVQTVDFFTPVVDDPYAFGQIAAANALSDVYAMGGKPMTVLNIACFDPTAAPADVWASVLRGAADKTHEAGATILGGHSVDDKEPKFGMAVTGTVDPRRMFANTEARPGDLIYLTKQLGTGIVTTAAKFDDCPASTLDEAIASMAMLNDRAAELGHVHEVRCATDITGFGLAGHLFNVARASSVAIEVFADRLPVFSGLPSLIERGHLTGGSRRNREFLGSAFVVSDSVDPWRVEAILDAQTSGGLALFTAKEIEGMEPIGVVAEGSAEIRVV; from the coding sequence CTGCCGAATATGCGACTTACGCACCTGGTTGCTTGCGCAGGTTGAGCGGCGAAACTGGGTCCGACCCAGTTGACGGAGGTTCTCCGTCAGATTCCGCCTAGCCAAAATCCGAATCTGCTCGTCGGTCTGGAAACACGCGACGACGCAGGGGTTTTTCGCGTCTCGGACGACCTTGCGTTGGTGCAAACCGTCGACTTTTTCACGCCGGTCGTCGATGACCCGTATGCTTTTGGTCAGATCGCGGCCGCCAACGCATTGAGCGACGTGTACGCGATGGGCGGCAAGCCGATGACGGTGCTGAACATCGCCTGTTTCGACCCGACTGCGGCTCCCGCCGACGTGTGGGCGTCGGTGCTTCGTGGTGCGGCGGATAAGACCCACGAGGCGGGGGCGACCATCCTCGGTGGGCACAGCGTGGATGACAAGGAGCCCAAGTTCGGCATGGCCGTCACCGGCACCGTCGATCCTCGTCGAATGTTTGCCAATACCGAGGCTCGCCCTGGCGATCTGATCTATCTGACCAAGCAACTGGGCACCGGCATTGTGACCACCGCCGCGAAGTTCGACGACTGCCCGGCATCGACGCTGGATGAGGCGATCGCCAGCATGGCGATGCTGAACGACCGCGCCGCCGAGTTGGGGCATGTGCATGAGGTTCGATGCGCGACGGATATTACTGGCTTCGGATTGGCGGGGCATTTGTTCAATGTCGCGCGGGCGTCGTCGGTAGCCATCGAGGTCTTTGCCGACCGTTTGCCAGTCTTTTCTGGCCTGCCGTCGCTGATCGAGCGAGGTCACCTGACGGGCGGGTCGCGTCGCAATCGAGAGTTTCTTGGCTCTGCCTTTGTGGTTTCAGATTCGGTCGATCCGTGGCGGGTCGAGGCTATCTTGGATGCCCAGACCAGCGGCGGTCTCGCACTGTTCACGGCGAAGGAGATCGAGGGAATGGAGCCGATTGGGGTTGTGGCTGAGGGTTCGGCTGAGATTCGGGTGGTTTAG
- a CDS encoding DUF167 domain-containing protein, which produces MHTDVVVTVQPKSSQNKIAVEEVGVKVWVNAPPVDGEANEAVCRLVSKALRVAKSKIEIVRGISSREKTLRIEGLTEKEILERLKTP; this is translated from the coding sequence ATGCACACCGACGTCGTGGTGACGGTTCAGCCGAAATCTTCGCAGAACAAAATCGCGGTTGAGGAAGTCGGAGTGAAGGTATGGGTCAACGCACCGCCGGTCGATGGCGAGGCAAACGAGGCGGTTTGTCGGCTGGTTTCCAAGGCGTTGCGGGTGGCCAAAAGCAAAATAGAGATCGTTCGGGGCATTTCTTCGCGAGAAAAGACTCTTAGAATTGAAGGATTGACCGAAAAAGAAATATTAGAGCGTTTGAAGACGCCCTAA
- the gatB gene encoding Asp-tRNA(Asn)/Glu-tRNA(Gln) amidotransferase subunit GatB, whose protein sequence is MANYVCSVGMEVHAELATKSKMFCRCQVAFGGEPNTRTCPVCLGLPGALPVPNRAAIEMVLKTALALNCKIAMNSIFHRKNYFYPDLPKGYQVSQYGEENPLGYHGYLDIPTTDGGTKRIGIRRVHLEEDTGKLMHLPSGGSGVDYNRAGTPLMEIVTDFPPDISNGDEAKEYMTQLRQILIYLGVCDGKMEEGSMRCEPNISIRVSGTDELGTKTELKNLNSFRSVQMGIAFEVRRQAAVLDAGEKVLQETRGWNEQRESSFAMRVKEAENDYRYFPCPDLVPMQFDEAYIESLRSSLPELPLAKFKRYTEEYGLSVYDANLLISDVAWATWFEKAVVEGGEPKAICNWMNSDFAKMLNEEGKTAAESKITPSHLVELTKLIADGTISGKIAKKLFADAYQTGKMPGELVKESGATQITDDSAIRPIVEAVLAENPDVVAKYRSGQASVKGFLVGQIMRQSQGRANPGLVQKLLDELLQ, encoded by the coding sequence ATGGCGAACTATGTATGTAGCGTGGGGATGGAAGTCCACGCGGAACTGGCAACCAAGTCGAAAATGTTTTGTCGATGCCAGGTTGCCTTTGGCGGAGAGCCGAACACTCGAACCTGTCCGGTCTGCCTGGGCCTGCCCGGCGCATTGCCGGTGCCTAATCGCGCCGCCATCGAAATGGTGCTGAAGACCGCACTGGCGCTGAATTGCAAGATCGCGATGAACAGCATCTTCCACCGAAAGAATTATTTCTATCCCGACCTGCCCAAGGGCTACCAGGTATCGCAATACGGCGAGGAAAACCCGCTGGGCTACCACGGTTACCTCGATATTCCGACCACAGATGGTGGCACCAAGCGCATCGGCATTCGACGCGTCCACCTAGAAGAGGATACGGGCAAATTGATGCACCTGCCGAGCGGAGGGAGTGGCGTGGACTACAACCGCGCTGGCACGCCGCTGATGGAGATCGTCACCGACTTCCCGCCCGACATCAGCAATGGCGACGAGGCGAAGGAGTACATGACCCAGCTTCGCCAGATTCTCATCTACCTGGGCGTCTGCGACGGAAAGATGGAAGAGGGATCGATGCGGTGCGAGCCGAACATCTCGATTCGCGTATCGGGGACGGACGAGCTGGGCACCAAAACCGAGCTCAAGAACCTCAACTCATTCCGCTCGGTGCAGATGGGTATCGCATTTGAGGTTCGCCGCCAGGCGGCGGTGTTGGACGCAGGCGAAAAAGTACTCCAGGAGACGCGCGGCTGGAACGAACAGCGCGAGTCGTCCTTCGCCATGCGCGTGAAGGAGGCCGAAAACGATTATCGGTACTTCCCCTGCCCGGACCTGGTGCCGATGCAGTTCGACGAAGCGTACATCGAGTCGCTTCGATCGTCCCTGCCCGAACTTCCGCTGGCGAAGTTCAAGCGGTACACGGAAGAGTACGGCCTCAGCGTGTACGATGCTAACCTGCTGATTTCCGACGTCGCATGGGCGACGTGGTTCGAGAAAGCGGTGGTCGAGGGCGGCGAACCGAAGGCCATCTGTAACTGGATGAACTCGGACTTTGCCAAGATGCTGAACGAAGAGGGCAAGACTGCGGCGGAAAGCAAGATCACGCCGAGCCACCTCGTCGAGTTAACCAAGCTGATTGCGGACGGAACCATCAGCGGCAAGATCGCCAAGAAGCTTTTCGCTGACGCCTATCAGACCGGCAAGATGCCGGGTGAACTGGTGAAGGAGAGTGGCGCGACGCAGATCACCGATGATTCGGCGATTCGCCCTATCGTGGAGGCGGTTTTGGCCGAAAATCCCGATGTGGTGGCGAAGTACCGATCCGGTCAAGCCAGCGTGAAGGGCTTCCTGGTGGGGCAGATCATGCGGCAGAGCCAAGGACGCGCCAACCCCGGACTCGTGCAAAAACTGCTCGACGAATTGTTACAATAG
- a CDS encoding Stp1/IreP family PP2C-type Ser/Thr phosphatase yields MDEITAEYAVADLLPPAELRALAKVSIGAKTDLGRVRENNEDKFEFYVSDDEAVLASRGQVFVVCDGMGGHAAGQIASELASKTFIDVYLSHPAADAKEALVEALTAANRYVFMVSRSVPNRRGMGTTFTGMVLLQNMGYVVQVGDSRAYRLRNGELTMLTEDHTYMNEMIRMGVLTPEQAAVHPQKHVLTRAVGVEENVVCDVYEFEIREGDIYFLCSDGILNHVEDDQIGAILGANGPASAAWKLVGQALLGGGSDNATALVVRIDELKTFDLPE; encoded by the coding sequence ATGGACGAAATTACCGCTGAATACGCCGTTGCGGACCTTTTGCCCCCGGCAGAATTGCGGGCCTTGGCCAAGGTCTCGATCGGTGCGAAAACCGACCTCGGACGCGTCCGCGAAAACAACGAGGACAAGTTTGAATTCTATGTATCCGACGACGAGGCCGTGCTTGCTTCGCGCGGGCAGGTTTTTGTCGTGTGCGACGGCATGGGCGGCCACGCGGCGGGTCAAATCGCCTCCGAGCTCGCCTCCAAAACGTTCATCGATGTCTATCTGAGCCATCCGGCGGCGGACGCCAAAGAGGCGTTGGTTGAAGCGCTGACGGCGGCCAATCGGTACGTGTTCATGGTCTCGCGCTCGGTGCCCAATCGGCGCGGTATGGGAACCACGTTCACCGGCATGGTGCTGTTGCAGAACATGGGCTACGTAGTGCAGGTGGGCGACTCGCGCGCGTATCGACTGCGCAACGGCGAACTGACGATGTTGACCGAGGATCACACGTACATGAACGAGATGATCCGAATGGGCGTGCTGACGCCCGAGCAGGCGGCGGTCCACCCGCAGAAGCACGTTCTAACCCGCGCCGTGGGTGTGGAAGAGAACGTCGTGTGCGACGTGTACGAGTTCGAGATTCGCGAAGGCGACATCTACTTCCTGTGCTCGGACGGCATTTTGAACCATGTGGAAGACGACCAGATCGGCGCGATTTTGGGTGCCAACGGTCCGGCGTCGGCGGCGTGGAAGCTTGTCGGTCAAGCGTTACTGGGCGGCGGCAGCGATAATGCCACCGCGCTGGTGGTGCGTATCGACGAGCTGAAGACATTCGATCTGCCGGAGTGA
- a CDS encoding FHA domain-containing protein produces MSDANRTQMMGGANRTQMLNTDPNRTMMAGAPSMDPNKTMMGSAPTINATVTIKPVQCPVCKTFNPVGVMFCVDCGLIFDRALPADAFGAPAVQVPMLVEQSGREHPLRPGATTIGREGDISLMDSRISRRHAQITNTDGALTLEDLGSSNGTKIDGRAIAAGEKAPLAGGEKISFAGLEVSVQLPGGPSGNATQAFANNKTAAISTAPKKETAPAILTWDGKDFPLKLGANTFGRKADNDVAITDPYISGRHGVIEIAEDGIYVTDTGSTNGTSLNDSKLAPNMRTLMNEDDVIKIGAIQLTVKRAVVA; encoded by the coding sequence ATGAGTGATGCGAATCGAACACAGATGATGGGGGGTGCCAACCGCACGCAAATGCTGAACACCGACCCGAACCGTACGATGATGGCCGGCGCGCCGTCGATGGACCCCAACAAGACGATGATGGGCTCCGCTCCGACGATCAACGCGACGGTGACCATCAAGCCCGTGCAATGTCCGGTTTGCAAAACCTTCAATCCCGTCGGCGTGATGTTCTGCGTCGATTGCGGCCTCATTTTCGACCGAGCGCTCCCGGCTGACGCATTCGGCGCCCCAGCGGTGCAGGTTCCCATGCTGGTGGAGCAGAGCGGGCGCGAGCATCCGCTTCGCCCCGGCGCGACCACGATCGGCCGCGAAGGCGATATCTCGCTGATGGATTCGCGCATCAGCCGACGACACGCGCAGATCACCAACACCGACGGCGCACTCACGCTGGAAGACCTTGGCTCCTCGAACGGTACCAAGATCGACGGACGCGCAATCGCCGCAGGCGAGAAGGCCCCGCTGGCGGGCGGTGAAAAGATTTCGTTCGCTGGACTCGAAGTTTCGGTTCAGCTTCCCGGCGGACCCTCGGGCAACGCCACCCAGGCCTTCGCGAACAACAAGACGGCGGCCATCTCGACCGCACCCAAGAAGGAAACCGCGCCCGCAATCCTCACCTGGGACGGCAAAGACTTCCCGCTCAAGCTCGGCGCAAATACGTTTGGCCGCAAGGCAGACAACGACGTGGCAATCACCGATCCGTACATCAGTGGCCGACACGGTGTCATCGAGATTGCCGAGGACGGCATCTATGTGACGGACACCGGCTCCACCAACGGCACCAGCCTGAACGACAGCAAGCTGGCGCCTAACATGCGCACCCTGATGAACGAAGACGACGTCATCAAGATCGGCGCGATTCAACTAACCGTGAAGCGCGCGGTGGTAGCATAA
- the lipA gene encoding lipoyl synthase, which produces MNQRLPEWLTVRVPRQDTIKQVEQMMRSKNLHTVCESARCPNLPECWSKKTATFMILGDTCTRSCGFCAIKVGRGLTVNPHEPADVAKVAADLGLKHIVVTSVARDDLPDQGAGQFGLTIQELHKQNPLCIVEVLTPDFKGNRDCIQTVCDAKPEIFNHNIETVERLHTLVRPQAKYNRTLSVLETVKEIDPSIYTKSGIMLGLGETQDEVVQTLEDLREIGVDAVTIGQYLRPTMRHLPVVEYIHPRVFKEYEKIGSDMGFAFVASGPFVRSSYNAVEFSKKVMGDRLNQLDEFERAKYLKDLEDQAEQHATA; this is translated from the coding sequence ATGAATCAACGGTTACCGGAATGGCTTACCGTCCGGGTACCTCGCCAAGACACGATCAAGCAGGTGGAGCAGATGATGCGCTCCAAAAACCTGCACACCGTCTGCGAATCGGCACGGTGTCCCAACCTTCCCGAGTGTTGGAGCAAGAAAACCGCGACGTTCATGATCCTCGGCGACACCTGCACGCGCTCGTGCGGGTTCTGCGCCATCAAGGTTGGGCGCGGCCTGACCGTCAATCCCCACGAGCCGGCCGACGTCGCCAAAGTCGCGGCCGACCTGGGCCTCAAGCACATCGTGGTTACCAGCGTAGCACGCGACGACCTGCCCGATCAGGGCGCGGGTCAATTCGGCCTCACCATTCAGGAGCTTCATAAGCAAAATCCGCTGTGCATCGTCGAGGTTCTGACCCCCGACTTCAAGGGTAATCGCGACTGCATTCAGACCGTGTGCGACGCCAAGCCGGAGATTTTCAACCACAACATCGAGACCGTAGAGCGTCTGCACACGCTGGTGCGCCCGCAGGCCAAGTACAACCGAACGCTGTCAGTGCTGGAGACGGTGAAGGAGATCGATCCGTCGATCTACACCAAATCGGGCATCATGCTCGGCCTCGGCGAGACGCAGGACGAAGTGGTGCAAACCCTCGAGGACCTGCGCGAGATCGGCGTGGACGCCGTCACCATCGGCCAGTACCTGCGCCCCACCATGCGCCACCTGCCGGTCGTCGAATACATCCACCCGCGCGTGTTTAAGGAGTACGAAAAGATCGGCTCGGATATGGGCTTTGCGTTCGTGGCCAGCGGCCCGTTCGTGCGGAGTTCGTATAACGCGGTAGAGTTCAGCAAGAAGGTTATGGGCGATCGCTTAAACCAGCTTGACGAGTTTGAGCGGGCAAAGTACCTGAAGGACCTGGAAGACCAAGCCGAGCAACACGCTACGGCGTAA
- a CDS encoding acetamidase translates to MHHSLKATRENLNGHFSRDLAPVLTIDPGDRVTFECLDANWGLEPHNGTDIDRRTVQRRPDGLDAGHALTGPVFVRGAKPGLTLKVSIESLALGGWGTTYVGGWPSEWNAKLGVESEGAILCWEFDSDGKVATNQFGDRIALSPFMGVYGMPTDVPGLQSTIPPRRTGGNLDCKELGVGSVLYLPIEVEGGLFSTGDGHAVQGDGEVCITAIEAAVEAVTLAFEVVSDMPLRRPVAETPSGWVGLGFGATLDEAMLDAIETMVELLGWRYGLDRVRAIGFCSLAVDFRVTQVVNGTVGVHGVLPHGKLKLG, encoded by the coding sequence ATGCACCACTCGCTCAAGGCGACTCGCGAGAACCTAAACGGCCATTTTTCACGGGATCTTGCCCCTGTGCTGACCATCGATCCCGGCGACCGGGTGACGTTCGAATGCTTGGACGCGAATTGGGGATTGGAGCCGCACAACGGAACGGATATCGATCGGCGCACGGTTCAGCGACGGCCGGACGGCCTGGACGCCGGACACGCCCTCACCGGGCCGGTTTTCGTCCGCGGAGCAAAGCCCGGTCTGACCCTGAAGGTCAGCATCGAGAGCCTGGCGCTTGGAGGGTGGGGAACCACCTATGTGGGCGGATGGCCGAGCGAGTGGAACGCCAAGCTGGGCGTCGAGAGCGAAGGCGCGATCCTCTGCTGGGAATTCGATTCAGACGGCAAAGTGGCGACGAACCAGTTTGGAGATCGGATCGCGCTGAGTCCGTTCATGGGGGTGTACGGCATGCCGACCGATGTACCTGGCCTCCAATCGACGATTCCGCCTCGGCGCACCGGCGGCAACCTCGACTGCAAAGAACTGGGCGTCGGCTCGGTTCTCTATCTGCCCATCGAGGTCGAGGGTGGGCTGTTCAGCACCGGCGACGGGCACGCGGTGCAGGGTGACGGCGAGGTGTGCATTACGGCCATCGAGGCGGCGGTGGAGGCGGTGACGCTGGCGTTCGAGGTCGTTTCGGACATGCCGCTACGCCGCCCAGTCGCAGAAACGCCGTCGGGATGGGTTGGCCTGGGATTTGGGGCGACTTTGGATGAGGCAATGTTGGACGCGATCGAGACGATGGTCGAGCTCTTGGGATGGCGGTACGGGCTAGATCGGGTGCGGGCGATCGGGTTTTGCAGTCTGGCGGTGGATTTTCGGGTGACTCAGGTCGTGAACGGAACGGTCGGAGTTCATGGGGTCTTGCCGCATGGGAAACTGAAGCTTGGATAG
- a CDS encoding amino acid transporter, whose amino-acid sequence MEIKLPSTFKSTKHSPIVKWLLEGHAEEPVGPYEPESSKEGKHAAHPWWQVMCLTGVDYFSTLGYQPFIAFEAAKYLSPLATIILVLLTLFGAYPVYAKVAQESPHGEGSIAMLQKLLKWWQGKAFVLVLLGFAATDFIITITLSAADAAVHFIENDFVQNKLHLHMQGHEIAVTLLLIISLALVFLKGFKEAVNIAIVLVFGYLVLNAIVIFEGIQRVIADPKHIQIWQDKLHTPAYHNGNPIMLIAMAALLFPKLALGLSGFETGVSVMTLVKGGKKDTEEKPVVRIKNTRKLLLSAALIMSVMLISSSIVTTTLIPAPLFEKGGPAYERALAYLAYDFFGPNFGTVYDVSTILILWFAGASAMAGLLNLVPRYLPKFGMAPEWTKANRPLVLIFTLVAFIVTLVFNASVSAQGGAYATGVLVLMTSAAIAATISTRRKKKWSKWGFGIISVIFIYTTVLNIYEKPDGIRIAACFILGIVLISFISRIWRTLELRVSSVELDLKALEFVRQCAAQSSHIRVIPNRPESQDLEEYRLKEIEARRDHDIAPDEPILFVEVTIKDASNFSGVLSVRGYEVEGYKILRATGVAVPNSLAALLLHLGRLSGKRAHAYFNWGERGPGAYLMKFLFSGEGDIAPLTREILRRVESDPNLRPVIHAAS is encoded by the coding sequence ATGGAAATTAAACTCCCATCCACCTTCAAAAGCACGAAACATTCCCCCATCGTGAAGTGGCTCCTCGAAGGACATGCCGAAGAGCCCGTCGGACCTTACGAACCCGAATCCAGCAAAGAGGGAAAACACGCCGCTCATCCTTGGTGGCAGGTCATGTGCCTTACCGGCGTCGACTACTTCTCCACCCTCGGCTATCAGCCGTTCATCGCTTTCGAAGCCGCCAAGTATCTGTCGCCGTTGGCCACCATCATTCTGGTCCTCCTCACGCTGTTCGGCGCTTACCCGGTGTACGCAAAAGTTGCCCAAGAGAGCCCCCACGGTGAGGGCTCGATCGCCATGCTTCAGAAGCTGCTGAAGTGGTGGCAGGGCAAGGCATTTGTCCTCGTTCTGTTAGGTTTTGCCGCTACAGACTTCATCATAACGATCACGCTTTCCGCCGCCGATGCGGCCGTCCACTTCATCGAAAACGACTTCGTACAGAACAAACTGCACCTGCACATGCAGGGCCATGAAATCGCGGTCACGCTCCTGCTGATCATCTCCCTCGCACTCGTCTTTCTCAAGGGATTTAAGGAGGCGGTCAACATCGCGATCGTGCTCGTTTTCGGCTATCTCGTGCTCAACGCCATCGTCATTTTCGAAGGCATCCAACGCGTCATTGCCGATCCCAAGCACATTCAGATCTGGCAAGACAAGCTTCACACCCCGGCGTACCACAACGGTAACCCGATCATGCTGATCGCGATGGCCGCGTTGCTGTTCCCCAAGCTCGCGCTTGGTCTCTCCGGATTCGAAACCGGCGTTTCGGTCATGACCCTCGTGAAGGGCGGAAAGAAGGACACGGAAGAAAAGCCGGTGGTCCGAATCAAGAACACCCGCAAGCTCCTGCTGTCGGCGGCGTTGATCATGAGCGTCATGCTCATTTCATCGAGCATCGTCACCACCACGCTGATCCCGGCTCCGTTGTTCGAAAAAGGCGGACCCGCTTACGAGCGCGCCCTGGCGTACCTCGCCTACGACTTCTTCGGGCCGAACTTCGGCACCGTCTACGACGTCAGCACGATCCTCATTCTTTGGTTTGCCGGTGCGTCGGCCATGGCCGGACTCCTGAACCTCGTTCCGCGTTATTTGCCGAAATTTGGCATGGCACCAGAGTGGACCAAAGCGAACCGCCCGCTGGTACTCATCTTCACCCTCGTGGCCTTCATCGTCACACTCGTATTCAACGCCAGCGTCTCGGCCCAGGGTGGCGCGTATGCCACCGGCGTTTTGGTGCTGATGACCTCGGCCGCCATCGCTGCCACCATCTCGACCCGCCGCAAAAAGAAGTGGTCGAAGTGGGGTTTCGGCATCATCTCCGTCATCTTCATCTACACCACGGTCCTCAACATCTACGAGAAGCCGGACGGCATCCGCATCGCTGCGTGTTTCATCCTCGGCATCGTGCTGATCTCGTTCATTTCGCGCATTTGGCGCACGCTGGAGCTTCGCGTGAGTAGCGTCGAACTCGACCTGAAGGCGCTAGAATTCGTGCGACAGTGCGCGGCCCAAAGCAGTCATATCCGCGTCATTCCCAACCGCCCCGAGTCACAAGACCTTGAGGAGTATCGACTGAAGGAGATCGAGGCGCGCCGCGACCACGACATCGCACCCGACGAGCCGATCCTCTTTGTCGAGGTGACGATCAAGGACGCATCGAACTTCTCCGGCGTACTTTCGGTGCGCGGCTACGAGGTCGAAGGATACAAGATTCTGCGCGCGACTGGCGTGGCCGTGCCGAACTCGCTGGCGGCACTATTGCTCCACCTTGGCCGCCTCAGCGGCAAGCGCGCCCACGCATACTTTAATTGGGGAGAGCGCGGCCCTGGCGCGTACTTGATGAAGTTCCTTTTCTCGGGCGAAGGCGACATCGCTCCGTTGACGCGCGAGATTTTACGGCGAGTAGAATCCGATCCGAATCTGCGACCGGTCATTCACGCGGCGAGCTGA
- a CDS encoding BamA/TamA family outer membrane protein, with protein sequence MPCAPSLSRSERTNYGPTNCPSISRIGSPRQNDRIKRSNCTSQVNNAGTVIVFAQGGSSLVLARVASVACLFAIAVVARAQDSGKINEIAIRGNKRVSTVAIKANMKVKEGQLLNLGALKEDCQHIRDMGWFSKVDYTTTPVTNAEGNSWNVTIDVQEYEVVREVAVVGNSAIPTQDILKVVSFKPPAGAKDEDLKPFNNADLGPTAQAIAKLYTDRKLFGLVEGIGPDQQNPETVIIKVKELTVNSVTVKGMTSTRPGVFNHLIKTKPGDAYSPDKWYKDYSRILSTQWFEGVSPTQPSQSDQEEGSVDLVMNLNDARTGLFNAGVVLDPQNSLAGAVSYSDSNFLGSGQTVGFNYTQATAGYGGSVSLDYANPFMDSKDTALRVSVYDRLNFRFSSTFAGTTNTADQYKERRTGMTISATRPVSEKMSFGLSSRYERINTDNPTLSTSVGSVPYVQQDGEVGSFGLTSIMNTRDLDIDPSKGTYLRVDLEPGYSVIRPVTTSPPDLRNVKDGRFGFVKLSFDYRTYYTRNKKPRTPDDISREVFAFRLKGGTETGTVPFFEQYFAGGNDSVRGYSEDRFWGRNSVVATLEWRKPIQEQFSLVTFVDYGGAWGGYAGVAGFEQSAKPTFHYGYGVGIRFRTPLGPIRLDYAFNDQGSSRAHFMIGTSF encoded by the coding sequence ATGCCCTGCGCGCCCTCTCTTTCTCGCTCGGAACGGACCAACTACGGCCCTACAAACTGTCCATCGATTTCACGAATCGGATCGCCACGACAAAACGACCGTATCAAACGATCAAACTGCACGTCCCAAGTAAATAACGCAGGTACAGTTATTGTGTTTGCCCAGGGAGGATCGAGTTTAGTGCTGGCTAGAGTTGCAAGTGTCGCGTGTCTGTTCGCCATCGCCGTAGTGGCGCGAGCGCAGGATTCAGGGAAGATCAATGAGATCGCCATTCGTGGCAATAAACGGGTCTCGACGGTCGCCATCAAAGCGAATATGAAGGTGAAGGAAGGCCAGCTCCTGAACCTGGGCGCCCTGAAGGAAGACTGCCAGCACATCCGCGATATGGGTTGGTTTTCCAAGGTGGACTACACCACCACGCCGGTAACCAACGCCGAGGGCAACTCATGGAACGTGACCATCGACGTGCAGGAATACGAAGTCGTGCGCGAAGTAGCGGTGGTCGGCAACAGCGCGATTCCTACTCAAGACATCCTCAAAGTCGTCTCGTTCAAGCCGCCGGCAGGCGCGAAGGACGAGGACCTCAAGCCTTTCAATAACGCGGACCTAGGCCCGACGGCCCAGGCGATCGCCAAGCTTTACACGGACCGAAAACTCTTCGGTCTGGTCGAGGGCATCGGCCCGGATCAGCAGAACCCAGAGACGGTTATCATCAAGGTCAAGGAACTGACGGTCAACTCGGTGACGGTCAAAGGGATGACCTCGACCCGACCCGGAGTCTTTAACCACCTGATCAAGACCAAGCCGGGTGACGCGTACAGTCCGGACAAGTGGTACAAGGACTACTCCCGCATTCTCAGCACGCAGTGGTTCGAGGGCGTCAGCCCGACCCAGCCGTCGCAGTCTGACCAGGAAGAGGGAAGCGTGGACTTGGTGATGAACCTCAACGACGCGCGAACCGGCCTCTTCAACGCCGGCGTCGTGTTGGACCCGCAGAACTCGCTGGCGGGTGCGGTCAGCTACTCGGATTCAAACTTCTTGGGGAGCGGCCAAACGGTCGGATTCAACTATACGCAGGCGACGGCCGGTTATGGCGGAAGCGTGAGCTTGGACTACGCCAACCCGTTCATGGACAGCAAGGATACGGCACTCCGAGTGTCGGTTTACGACCGCCTGAACTTCCGCTTTAGCAGCACGTTTGCAGGGACCACCAATACGGCCGATCAGTACAAGGAACGGCGTACGGGTATGACGATTTCGGCGACGCGACCGGTCAGCGAAAAGATGAGCTTCGGCCTGTCGTCCCGGTACGAGCGCATCAACACCGACAATCCGACGTTGAGTACGTCGGTTGGCTCCGTACCGTATGTTCAGCAGGACGGCGAAGTGGGCTCGTTTGGCCTCACGTCGATCATGAACACTCGCGATCTGGACATCGACCCATCGAAGGGAACGTACCTGCGGGTCGATCTGGAGCCCGGCTACTCGGTGATCCGACCGGTGACGACCTCGCCCCCCGATCTCCGCAACGTCAAGGACGGCCGCTTCGGCTTTGTGAAGCTGAGCTTCGACTATCGCACGTATTACACGCGCAACAAGAAGCCGCGCACCCCGGACGACATTTCGCGTGAAGTTTTCGCCTTTCGTTTGAAAGGAGGCACCGAAACCGGAACTGTTCCGTTCTTCGAGCAGTATTTTGCAGGAGGAAATGATTCGGTTCGAGGCTATAGCGAAGACCGATTCTGGGGCCGCAACTCAGTGGTGGCGACTCTGGAATGGCGCAAGCCGATCCAGGAGCAGTTCAGCTTGGTCACGTTTGTGGACTACGGCGGCGCCTGGGGCGGTTACGCGGGCGTGGCTGGCTTTGAGCAGAGCGCGAAGCCGACGTTCCACTACGGCTACGGTGTGGGTATCCGCTTCCGCACTCCTCTGGGTCCCATCCGCCTCGATTACGCGTTTAACGATCAGGGAAGCTCCCGAGCTCACTTCATGATCGGAACAAGCTTCTAA